A genome region from Penaeus chinensis breed Huanghai No. 1 chromosome 15, ASM1920278v2, whole genome shotgun sequence includes the following:
- the LOC125032952 gene encoding BTB/POZ domain-containing protein 1-like isoform X2: protein MAWSGNSTPSNSAFSRLRNVRDPDLSSSEECLVYTPAPGGGNNGGGTAHSFIPHSVTTSPGRPSNHQANIAHSSPSPLPSGSSTESSASAPPPSPASPPSHPSHVSVNSTAGSLRRAGIPQSPVVPHPVIGPPNNPAILPPYLPSQPPASPTGLPPAGPPVAPPGAASPPSPPPPPPPPLPQPASAPLPSQVPSSCTTPPPPASANTTGTTTTSSDPAQVSNAPSGGCNNPPATTSTNTSSTTTTSTATPGTNNGGPMYNWQATMTTVKERFAFLFNNEILSDVHFLVGKGDSRQRIPAHKFVLAVGSAVFDAMFNGQLSTHQDEIELPDVEPQAFLALLRFLYSDEVQIGPETVMTVLYTAKKYAVPALEQACVDFLKRNLSSDNAFMLLTQARLFDEPQLAALCLETIDKNTEDSLAAEGFTDIDHNTLCLVLERDTLRIREAKLFQATVRWSEAECEREGLPVTSANQRQELSRALSLIRFPLMTVEEFAQGPAQSGILTDREVVQLFLHFTVNPKPPVNFLDVPRCCMTGKEQTVCRFQQIESRWGYSGTSDRIRFIVDRRIFVVGFGMYGSIHGPSEYEVTIQIIHTATGKGPDSHYGTKGMRKVAVECPSGDRATFQFTYAAGNNNGTSVEDGQIPEIIFYT, encoded by the exons ATGGCCTGGTCTGGGAACTCCACGCCTTCCAACAGCGCCTTCTCACGCCTGCGCAATGTCCGTGACCCAGACCTCAGTTCCTCAGAAGAATGTCTAGTCTATACCCCAGCCCCTGGTGGAGGAAATAATGGTGGAGGAACGGCACACAGCTTCATTCCCCATTCTGTAACCACATCTCCTGGGAGGCCATCGAACCACCAAGCAAATATTGCTCACtcgtctccctcaccccttccttcag GAAGTAGTACAGAGAGTAGCGCTTCTGCTCCACCACCATCCCCAGCATCGCCACCTTCGCACCCGAGCCATGTTAGCGTGAACAGCACAGCCGGATCACTGAGGAGGGCTGGCATCCCCCAATCCCCTGTAGTCCCACACCCAGTTATTGGCCCCCCCAATAACCCTGCAAtcctcccaccctacctcccctcACAGCCCCCTGCCTCCCCCACAGGCTTACCCCCTGCCGGCCCTCCTGTTGCCCCTCCTGGTGCCGccagtcctccctctcctcctcctcctccccctccgccgctGCCTCAGCCAGCTTCAGCACCTCTGCCATCACAGGTACCATCCTCAtgcaccacaccaccaccacctgcttCAGCCAATACCACAGGCACCACAACTACCAGCAGCGATCCAGCCCAAGTGTCCAATGCGCCCTCGGGTGGTTGCAATAACCCCCCTGCTACCACCAGTACCAATACAtcctctactactaccactagcaCAGCTACTCCTGGCACCAATAATGGAGGACCCATGTATAACTGGCAAGCCACCATGACTACTGTTAAGGAAAG ATTTGCATTTTTGTTCAACAATGAAATATTGAGTGATGTTCATTTCCTGGTCGGCAAGGGAGACTCAAGGCAACGTATTCCAGCCCATAAATTTGTGCTGGCAGTGGGCAGTGCTGTTTTTGATGCCATGTTCAATGGGCAGTTAAGTACCCATCAGGATGAGATTGAACTGCCAGACGTGGAGCCACAGGCCTTCTTGGCACTCTTGAGATTCTTGTACAG TGATGAGGTGCAGATTGGGCCAGAGACGGTGATGACTGTATTGTACACGGCAAAGAAGTATGCAGTTCCAGCTCTTGAACAAGCCTGTGTAGATTTTCTCAAGCGTAACCTCTCCTCAGATAATGCATTTATGCTTCTAACTCAG GCTCGACTCTTTGATGAGCCACAACTGGCTGCCTTGTGCTTGGAGACAATTGACAAAAACACTGAAGATTCACTAGCAGCTGAAGGGTTCACAGATATTGACCATAATACCCTGTGTCTGGTGCTAGAAAGAGATACCTTGAGGATTCGAGAGGCCAAGCTGTTTCAAGCAACAGTCAG GTGGTCAGAGGCAGAGTGTGAGCGTGAGGGTTTACCTGTAACTAGTGCTAATCAGAGACAAGAGTTAAGCAGAGCTCTGTCTCTCATTCGTTTTCCTCTCATGACTGTGGAAGAGTTTGCTCAGGGACCAGCACAGTCAGGCATTCTTACGGACCGTGAGGTTGTCCAGCTCTTTCTCCACTTCACG GTCAACCCAAAACCCCCGGTCAACTTCCTAGATGTTCCAAGATGCTGCATGACCGGCAAGGAACAGACAGTGTGTCGTTTCCAGCAGATTGAGTCCAGATGGGGGTATTCTGGAACAAGTGATAGAATTAG GTTCATAGTTGACCGTCGCATATTTGTAGTGGGTTTTGGAATGTATGGATCCATCCACGGGCCGTCAGAGTATGAGGTGACCATCCAGATCATCCATACAGCCAcaggaaag ggCCCAGATTCTCACTACGGAACCAAAGGAATGCGTAAGGTGGCGGTGGAATGTCCATCAGGTGACAGAGCAACCTTCCAGTTCACATATGCAGCTGGAAACAACAATGGTACATCCGTTGAAGATGGACAGATCCCGGAAATCATCTTTTACACTTAG
- the LOC125032952 gene encoding BTB/POZ domain-containing protein 1-like isoform X1, whose amino-acid sequence MAWSGNSTPSNSAFSRLRNVRDPDLSSSEECLVYTPAPGGGNNGGGTAHSFIPHSVTTSPGRPSNHQANIAHSSPSPLPSGSSTESSASAPPPSPASPPSHPSHVSVNSTAGSLRRAGIPQSPVVPHPVIGPPNNPAILPPYLPSQPPASPTGLPPAGPPVAPPGAASPPSPPPPPPPPLPQPASAPLPSQVPSSCTTPPPPASANTTGTTTTSSDPAQVSNAPSGGCNNPPATTSTNTSSTTTTSTATPGTNNGGPMYNWQATMTTVKERFAFLFNNEILSDVHFLVGKGDSRQRIPAHKFVLAVGSAVFDAMFNGQLSTHQDEIELPDVEPQAFLALLRFLYSDEVQIGPETVMTVLYTAKKYAVPALEQACVDFLKRNLSSDNAFMLLTQARLFDEPQLAALCLETIDKNTEDSLAAEGFTDIDHNTLCLVLERDTLRIREAKLFQATVRWSEAECEREGLPVTSANQRQELSRALSLIRFPLMTVEEFAQGPAQSGILTDREVVQLFLHFTVNPKPPVNFLDVPRCCMTGKEQTVCRFQQIESRWGYSGTSDRIRFIVDRRIFVVGFGMYGSIHGPSEYEVTIQIIHTATGKVCASNDTNFTSDGSVNTFRVMFKEPVEVLPNTNYTAYATLKGPDSHYGTKGMRKVAVECPSGDRATFQFTYAAGNNNGTSVEDGQIPEIIFYT is encoded by the exons ATGGCCTGGTCTGGGAACTCCACGCCTTCCAACAGCGCCTTCTCACGCCTGCGCAATGTCCGTGACCCAGACCTCAGTTCCTCAGAAGAATGTCTAGTCTATACCCCAGCCCCTGGTGGAGGAAATAATGGTGGAGGAACGGCACACAGCTTCATTCCCCATTCTGTAACCACATCTCCTGGGAGGCCATCGAACCACCAAGCAAATATTGCTCACtcgtctccctcaccccttccttcag GAAGTAGTACAGAGAGTAGCGCTTCTGCTCCACCACCATCCCCAGCATCGCCACCTTCGCACCCGAGCCATGTTAGCGTGAACAGCACAGCCGGATCACTGAGGAGGGCTGGCATCCCCCAATCCCCTGTAGTCCCACACCCAGTTATTGGCCCCCCCAATAACCCTGCAAtcctcccaccctacctcccctcACAGCCCCCTGCCTCCCCCACAGGCTTACCCCCTGCCGGCCCTCCTGTTGCCCCTCCTGGTGCCGccagtcctccctctcctcctcctcctccccctccgccgctGCCTCAGCCAGCTTCAGCACCTCTGCCATCACAGGTACCATCCTCAtgcaccacaccaccaccacctgcttCAGCCAATACCACAGGCACCACAACTACCAGCAGCGATCCAGCCCAAGTGTCCAATGCGCCCTCGGGTGGTTGCAATAACCCCCCTGCTACCACCAGTACCAATACAtcctctactactaccactagcaCAGCTACTCCTGGCACCAATAATGGAGGACCCATGTATAACTGGCAAGCCACCATGACTACTGTTAAGGAAAG ATTTGCATTTTTGTTCAACAATGAAATATTGAGTGATGTTCATTTCCTGGTCGGCAAGGGAGACTCAAGGCAACGTATTCCAGCCCATAAATTTGTGCTGGCAGTGGGCAGTGCTGTTTTTGATGCCATGTTCAATGGGCAGTTAAGTACCCATCAGGATGAGATTGAACTGCCAGACGTGGAGCCACAGGCCTTCTTGGCACTCTTGAGATTCTTGTACAG TGATGAGGTGCAGATTGGGCCAGAGACGGTGATGACTGTATTGTACACGGCAAAGAAGTATGCAGTTCCAGCTCTTGAACAAGCCTGTGTAGATTTTCTCAAGCGTAACCTCTCCTCAGATAATGCATTTATGCTTCTAACTCAG GCTCGACTCTTTGATGAGCCACAACTGGCTGCCTTGTGCTTGGAGACAATTGACAAAAACACTGAAGATTCACTAGCAGCTGAAGGGTTCACAGATATTGACCATAATACCCTGTGTCTGGTGCTAGAAAGAGATACCTTGAGGATTCGAGAGGCCAAGCTGTTTCAAGCAACAGTCAG GTGGTCAGAGGCAGAGTGTGAGCGTGAGGGTTTACCTGTAACTAGTGCTAATCAGAGACAAGAGTTAAGCAGAGCTCTGTCTCTCATTCGTTTTCCTCTCATGACTGTGGAAGAGTTTGCTCAGGGACCAGCACAGTCAGGCATTCTTACGGACCGTGAGGTTGTCCAGCTCTTTCTCCACTTCACG GTCAACCCAAAACCCCCGGTCAACTTCCTAGATGTTCCAAGATGCTGCATGACCGGCAAGGAACAGACAGTGTGTCGTTTCCAGCAGATTGAGTCCAGATGGGGGTATTCTGGAACAAGTGATAGAATTAG GTTCATAGTTGACCGTCGCATATTTGTAGTGGGTTTTGGAATGTATGGATCCATCCACGGGCCGTCAGAGTATGAGGTGACCATCCAGATCATCCATACAGCCAcaggaaag GTGTGTGCAAGCAACGACACAAACTTTACATCTGATGGTTCTGTGAATACATTTCGTGTCATGTTTAAGGAGCCCGTTGAGGTGCTGCCCAACACTAACTACACTGCTTATGCTACACTGAAG ggCCCAGATTCTCACTACGGAACCAAAGGAATGCGTAAGGTGGCGGTGGAATGTCCATCAGGTGACAGAGCAACCTTCCAGTTCACATATGCAGCTGGAAACAACAATGGTACATCCGTTGAAGATGGACAGATCCCGGAAATCATCTTTTACACTTAG